A genomic window from Periophthalmus magnuspinnatus isolate fPerMag1 chromosome 16, fPerMag1.2.pri, whole genome shotgun sequence includes:
- the LOC117384064 gene encoding glycoprotein endo-alpha-1,2-mannosidase-like protein, protein MARLRRKACIALFLFTLFIFGSLMGLRTLKPTDGISDLGLDFLPLIGGKLDRRSVARPPTLPAAPPGQSQALNTKAALSNSGPDGAVFYDVHIFYSTWYGAPQMDGKYIHWDHILVPHWDPKIAASYPRGRHMPPEDIGSSFYPELGAYSSRDPAVLESHMEQIGASAAGVLVVSWYPPGLADDNGEPTEDLIPAVLDAAYRHNLKVTFHIQAYHGRNDQSVHDNVKYIIDRYGDHGAFYKFTTSNGKSMPLFYIYDSYLTSPESWSELLSPTGSHSLRASVYDSLFIALIVEERHKHDILAAGFDGMYTYFASNGFSFGSSHHNWKAIKAFCDANNLLFIPSVGPGYIDTSIRPWNNHNTRNRVNGRYYETALQAALNVRPEMVTITSFNEWHEGTQIERAVPKKTVSRVYLDYQPHGPEHFLELTRNWIEQFNKEKEQWLM, encoded by the exons ATGGCCCGTCTGCGCAGAAAAGCGTGCATCGCCCTGTTTCTTTTTACGCTTTTCATATTCGGGAGTTTGATGGGACTCCGGACGCTGAAACCCACTGATGGCATCTCGGATCTGGGACTGGACTTTTTACCCCTAATAGGAGGCAAGTTGGACCGGCGTTCTGTTGCACGTCCCCCCACTTTACCGGCTGCACCTCCAGGTCAATCCCAAGCCCTAAACACCAAAGCGGCGCTGTCAAACTCCGGTCCAGACGGCGCCGTGTTCTATGATGTCCATATATTTTACAGCACTTGGTACGGGGCACCACAGATGGACGGGAAGTATATCCACTGGGACCACATTCTCGTGCCGCATTGGGACCCAAAAATCGCGGCCAGTTATCCCagaggaagacatatgcctccGGAGGACATAGGTTCTAGCTTCTACCCGGAGCTCGGCGCGTACAGTTCCCGAGACCCGGCCGTTCTGGAGTCCCACATGGAGCAGATAGGAGCATCCGCTGCAG GAGTGCTGGTGGTGTCCTGGTATCCCCCTGGTCTGGCTGACGACAATGGTGAGCCCACAGAGGACCTGATACCTGCTGTCCTGGATGCAGCGTACAGACACAACCTCAAG GTAACGTTCCATATCCAGGCATATCATGGGCGGAATGACCAGAGTGTGCATGACAATGTCAAGTACATCATTGACAG ATATGGGGACCACGGAGCTTTCTACAAGTTCACCACCAGCAATGGAAAGAGCATGCCTTTGTTCTACATCTACGACTCTTACCTCACCTCCCCCGAGTCGTGGTCGGAGCTGCTGTCTCCCACGGGCTCCCACAGCCTCCGCGCCTCAGTCTATGACTCCCTCTTCATCGCCCTGATTGTCGAGGAGCGCCACAAGCATGACATCTTAGCTGCAGGCTTTGATGGCATGTACACCTACTTCGCCTCCAATGGCTTCTCCTTTGGATCGTCTCACCACAACTGGAAAGCAATCAAGGCATTTTGTGATGCCAATAATCTACTGTTCATTCCGAGTGTGGGGCCAGGGTACATAGACACCAGTATAAGGCCTTGGAACAATCATAACACAAGGAATAGGGTGAACGGGCGGTATTATGAAACAGCCCTGCAAGCTGCGTTAAACGTGCGGCCAGAGATGGTAACTATAACATCCTTTAATGAATGGCATGAAGGGACGCAGATAGAAAGGGCGGTCCCAAAGAAGACTGTGAGCAGGGTGTACTTGGACTACCAGCCCCATGGACCAGAGCACTTCCTGGAGCTCACACGAAACTGGATAGAACAGTTCAACAAAGAGAAGGAGCAGTGGCTCATGTGA
- the smpdl3b gene encoding acid sphingomyelinase-like phosphodiesterase 3b isoform X1 has protein sequence MSALQFIIVFGLLGVSFGLSGRFWHITDLHWDPTYDLNNKPNKVCASSGNRPVGNAGTFGDYVCDSPWDLISSSLSAMKAISPAPDFIVWTGDDTPHVPNEQLGEEAVLGIINNLTYIIKQLFPNTKVYSALGNHDFHPKNQLPAASHNIYNITSELWKDWLHLESQETFRQGGFYTEELLNRTGYRMIVLNTNLYYDQNKETKGVEDPAGQFAWADHILTEAANKKEKVYIIGHVPPGFFEKKRSKPWFTAKFNQQYLKLIQKHHAVILGQFFGHHHTDSFRMIYNSDGSPVSTIFLTPGVTPWKTTLPGVADGANNPGIRLFEYDTETLLVKDMVTYYLNLTFANKAQERWEKEYRLTESFRVSDASPHSMHKVLERIANDNCYLQKYYEYNSVSYDLTECNEDCRIDHVCAAREVDFSRYEHCLEKETAVFMCGGLLPFLSALISLVLTIHV, from the exons ATGTCAGCTTTACAGTTCATCATAGTCTTCGGGCTACTTGGGGTTAGTTTTGGACTTTCAG GAAGATTTTGGCACATCACTGACCTGCACTGGGACCCAACTTACGATCTGAACAACAAGCCTAACAAAGTTTGTGCCTCGAGCGGTAATCGACCAGTAGGCAATGCAGGGACATTTGGAGACTATGTTTGTGACTCGCCATGGGACCTCATCAGCTCTAGTTTATCAGCTATGAAAGCTATATCACCAGCTCCAGACTTTATTGTATGGACCGG AGATGACACACCGCATGTTCCTAATGAACAACTAGGTGAAGAGGCAGTTCTTGGCATTATCAACAATCTCACCTACATCATAAAGCAACTTTTCCCAA ATACCAAGGTTTACTCAGCCTTGGGCAACCATGACTTTCACCCCAAAAATCAACTTCCTGCTGCTTCCCACAATATCTATAATATTACCTCTGAGTTGTGGAAGGACTGGTTGCATCTGGAGTCCCAAGAAACCTTTAGACAGG GCGGATTCTATACAGAAGAGCTTCTCAATCGCACAGGCTACAGGATGATTGTGCTTAATACTAATCTCTATTATGATCAGAACAAGGAGACAAAGGGCGTGGAAGACCCTGCTGGTCAGTTTGCTTGGGCAGATCACATTTTAACAGAAGCAGCCAACAAGAAAGAGAAG GTATATATTATTGGCCATGTCCCACCAGGcttttttgaaaagaaaagaagtaAGCCATGGTTCACTGCCAAGTTCAACCAACAATATCTGAAACTGATTCAAAAACATCACGCTGTCATTCTTGGACAGTTCTTTGGACATCATCACACTGACAGTTTCAGAATGATATACAACTCAGATG GTTCCCCTGTAAGCACAATATTCCTCACTCCAGGTGTTACACCATGGAAAACAACACTGCCAGGAGTGGCTGATGGCGCAAACAACCCAGGGATACGCCTCTTTGAATATGACACTGAAACCCTGCTGGTCAAA GATATGGTGACCtattatttgaatctgacttTTGCCAATAAAGCCCAAGAACGCTGGGAGAAGGAGTACCGCCTTACAGAAAGTTTTCGGGTATCAGATGCTTCCCCACATTCAATGCATAAGGTCCTGGAACGCATAGCAAATGACAACTGCTATCTTCAGAAGTATTATGAGTATAACTCAGTGAGCTATGACCTAACTGAGTGCAACGAAGACTGTCGAATTGACCATGTTTGTGCAGCCAGAGAGGTGGACTTCAGTCGGTATGAACACTGTCTAGAAAAGGAAACAGCAGTATTCATGTGTGGGGGACTTCTACCCTTTCTATCAGCACTCATAAGCCTGGTATTGACTATACACGTTTAA
- the yrdc gene encoding yrdC domain-containing protein, mitochondrial, producing MTCFSIQLSVYRAVFSFFTFRGIQSLAATHRHETDMCKELKTKVLRLLPQTFNGPSVQQHDSHADGADVLGQTVRALQKGHVVALPTDTIYGLACLAQNSEAVCKIYDIKGRNAQKPLAICVGEVQDIKKYCKVNVKEELLEDLLPGPVTLVFERTDLLNRDLNPFTSLVGIRIPDHPFMRRLCQMCGEPLALTSANISSQTSTVATHEFKELWPKLAVVVDGGPIGDESRLGSTVVDLSVLGKYRIIRPGCALSSTLDVLQHKYRLSEDVPGE from the exons ATGACATGTTTTTCCATTCAGCTCAGCGTTTACAGGGCCGTCTTTAGCTTTTTCACATTTCGAGGCATTCAAAGTTTAGCTGCGACTCATCGACACGAAACAGACATGTGTAAAGAACTCAAGACCAAAGTGTTGCGTTTGTTACCGCAGACTTTCAACGGTCCAAGCGTTCAGCAACACGACAGCCACGCAG ATGGTGCTGATGTCCTGGGACAAACAGTGAGGGCTCTACAGAAGGGCCATGTGGTTGCCCTGCCCACTGACACCATCTATGGCCTGGCCTGTCTGGCTCAAAATTCAGAGGCAGTCTGCAAAATCTATGACATCAAAGGACGAAATGCACAGAAACCTTTAGCAATTTGTGTGGGTGAAGTCCAGGATATTAAAAA ATACTGTAAAGTAAATGTTAAAGAAGAGTTGTTGGAAGACCTGCTGCCTGGTCCAGTCACCTTGGTGTTTGAAAGAACTGACTTGCTCAACAGAGATCTTAACCCTTTCACTTCA CTCGTAGGGATTCGTATCCCAGACCACCCTTTCATGAGGCGGCTGTGTCAGATGTGTGGGGAGCCTCTCGCACTCACCAGCGCCAACATCAGTTCCCAAACTAGTACTGTAGCCACACAC GAGTTCAAGGAGCTCTGGCCAAAGCTTGCAGTTGTGGTGGATGGAGGGCCAATAGGTGACGAGAGCCGCCTGGGGTCAACTGTGGTCGACCTTTCTGTCCTTGGGAAATATAGAATAATCAGACCAGGCTG TGCACTTTCCTCGACCCTTGATGTGCTGCAACACAAATACAGACTGTCAGAAGACGTCCCAGGAGAATGA
- the mecr gene encoding enoyl-[acyl-carrier-protein] reductase, mitochondrial, which translates to MWLRFHTVCFRRQIRHFPAVYTHASVRSNARVASFCHSSRVATASTCQALRYNKHGDPSQVVHLENVEVGPVGASDVLVKMLAAPVNPSDINMIQGTYAILPDLPATGGNEGVGEVTEVGHQVKSLKPGDWVIPKDAGLGTWRTAAVFSEDDLMSLPNDIPLLAAATLGVNPCTAYRLLADFEDLKSGDTVIQNAANSGVGQAVIQIAAARGISTINVIRDRPEFTQLSDRLKAIGATHVIKEEALRKPEMKELFKTCPKPKLALNGVGGKSATELLRHLQVGGSMITYGGMAKQPVTVPVSALIFKDLQVRGFWVTQWKRNQSYDGCLFRNMLDDLCSLIKQKKLAAPACHKVLFEEYHKALYGAMQPYTSAKKCPNILICHVSINVLSCSRLIIQ; encoded by the exons ATGTGGTTGCGATTTCATACTGTGTGTTTTAGAAGGCAGATAAGGCATTTTCCTGCTGTTTATACTCATGCAAGTGTGAGGAGTAATGCCAGGGTTGCTAGTTTCTGTCATTCATCAAGAGTTGCAACAGCATCCACCTGCCAGGCTCTTCGGTACAACAAGCACGGGGATCCCTCTCAAGTGGTCCA CTTGGAGAATGTTGAAGTTGGACCTGTCGGCGCCAGTGACGTCCTTGTTAAGATGCTAGCTGCTCCTGTCAATCCTTCTGACATCAACATGATCCAAGGCACATATGCTATCCTTCCTGACCTGCCAGCCACTGGAGGAAACGAAGGGGTCGGTGAGGTCACTGAGGTGGGCCACCAGGTGAAGTCTTTAAAACCTGGTGACTGGGTTATCCCAAAAGACGCAGGTTTAG GTACTTGGAGAACAGCTGCAGTGTTTTCTGAGGATGATCTAATGTCACTACCTAATGACATTCCCCTGTTGGCTGCTGCCACTCTGGGAGTAAATCCATGCACTGCTTACAGGCTGCTTGCTGATTTTGAAGACCTCAAATCTG gagatacagttatacaAAATGCAGCCAACAGTGGAGTTGGACAGGCTGTAATACAGATTGCTGCTGCTCGAGGAATTAGTACTATTAATGTAATCCGAGATAG GCCAGAGTTCACTCAGCTCAGTGATAGACTGAAGGCTATTGGAGCCACTCATGTGATTAAAGAAGAGGCATTGAGAAAGCCGGAAATGAAGGAACTTTTCAAA ACTTGTCCAAAGCCTAAACTTGCTCTTAATGGAGTCGGTGGCAAGAGTGCAACAGAATTGCTCCGACATCTACa GGTAGGAGGATCCATGATCACATATGGAGGGATGGCTAAACAACCAGTGACAGTTCCTGTG agtgCTCTCATTTTCAAGGATCTACAGGTTAGAGGCTTTTGGGTCACACAGTGGAAGAGGAATCAGTCATATG ATGGCTGTCTTTTCAGAAACATGTTGGATGATTTGTGTTCCCTTATTAAGCAAAAGAAGCTCGCAGCTCCGGCGTGCCACAAGGTGCTTTTTGAGGAATACCACAAAGCATTGTATGGTGCAATGCAGCCTTACACTTCTGCAAAAAAATGTCCTAATATTTTGATCTGTCATGTCTCAATAAATGTTCTATCTTGTAGCAGGCTCATTATCCAATAG
- the smpdl3b gene encoding acid sphingomyelinase-like phosphodiesterase 3b isoform X2 has product MKAISPAPDFIVWTGDDTPHVPNEQLGEEAVLGIINNLTYIIKQLFPNTKVYSALGNHDFHPKNQLPAASHNIYNITSELWKDWLHLESQETFRQGGFYTEELLNRTGYRMIVLNTNLYYDQNKETKGVEDPAGQFAWADHILTEAANKKEKVYIIGHVPPGFFEKKRSKPWFTAKFNQQYLKLIQKHHAVILGQFFGHHHTDSFRMIYNSDGSPVSTIFLTPGVTPWKTTLPGVADGANNPGIRLFEYDTETLLVKDMVTYYLNLTFANKAQERWEKEYRLTESFRVSDASPHSMHKVLERIANDNCYLQKYYEYNSVSYDLTECNEDCRIDHVCAAREVDFSRYEHCLEKETAVFMCGGLLPFLSALISLVLTIHV; this is encoded by the exons ATGAAAGCTATATCACCAGCTCCAGACTTTATTGTATGGACCGG AGATGACACACCGCATGTTCCTAATGAACAACTAGGTGAAGAGGCAGTTCTTGGCATTATCAACAATCTCACCTACATCATAAAGCAACTTTTCCCAA ATACCAAGGTTTACTCAGCCTTGGGCAACCATGACTTTCACCCCAAAAATCAACTTCCTGCTGCTTCCCACAATATCTATAATATTACCTCTGAGTTGTGGAAGGACTGGTTGCATCTGGAGTCCCAAGAAACCTTTAGACAGG GCGGATTCTATACAGAAGAGCTTCTCAATCGCACAGGCTACAGGATGATTGTGCTTAATACTAATCTCTATTATGATCAGAACAAGGAGACAAAGGGCGTGGAAGACCCTGCTGGTCAGTTTGCTTGGGCAGATCACATTTTAACAGAAGCAGCCAACAAGAAAGAGAAG GTATATATTATTGGCCATGTCCCACCAGGcttttttgaaaagaaaagaagtaAGCCATGGTTCACTGCCAAGTTCAACCAACAATATCTGAAACTGATTCAAAAACATCACGCTGTCATTCTTGGACAGTTCTTTGGACATCATCACACTGACAGTTTCAGAATGATATACAACTCAGATG GTTCCCCTGTAAGCACAATATTCCTCACTCCAGGTGTTACACCATGGAAAACAACACTGCCAGGAGTGGCTGATGGCGCAAACAACCCAGGGATACGCCTCTTTGAATATGACACTGAAACCCTGCTGGTCAAA GATATGGTGACCtattatttgaatctgacttTTGCCAATAAAGCCCAAGAACGCTGGGAGAAGGAGTACCGCCTTACAGAAAGTTTTCGGGTATCAGATGCTTCCCCACATTCAATGCATAAGGTCCTGGAACGCATAGCAAATGACAACTGCTATCTTCAGAAGTATTATGAGTATAACTCAGTGAGCTATGACCTAACTGAGTGCAACGAAGACTGTCGAATTGACCATGTTTGTGCAGCCAGAGAGGTGGACTTCAGTCGGTATGAACACTGTCTAGAAAAGGAAACAGCAGTATTCATGTGTGGGGGACTTCTACCCTTTCTATCAGCACTCATAAGCCTGGTATTGACTATACACGTTTAA
- the lin28aa gene encoding protein lin-28 homolog A — translation MGSVSNQEFSGVCKTEEDEGPSAEEDSQSFHGVGVCKWFNVRMGFGFLSMTSREGVPLDEPVDVFVHQSKLHMDGFRSLKEGEDVEFTFKKSSKGLESQRVTGPGGIHCVGSERRPKGKKVQKRRSKGDRCYNCGGLDHHAKECKLPPQPKKCHFCQSIDHMVAQCPIKAQSSQGKPSSEEEQSQLAPPSEMTD, via the exons ATGGGCTCTGTTTCTAACCAGGAATTCTCAG GAGTGTGCAAAACTGAAGAAGATGAGGGACCGAGCGCTGAGGAGGACTCGCAGTCGTTCCACGGGGTCGGAGTATGCAAGTGGTTTAACGTACGCATGGGCTTTGGCTTCCTGTCCATGACCAGCCGAGAGGGAGTGCCACTGGACGAACCGGTTGATGTGTTCGTCCATCAG AGCAAGTTGCACATGGATGGCTTCCGAAGTCTGAAAGAAGGTGAGGATGTCGAATTTACATTCAAGAAGTCCTCAAAGGGCCTTGAGTCTCAGCGAGTCACTGGACCTGGTGGTATCCACTGTGTGGGCAGTGAGAGAAGACCAAAGGGCAAGAAGGTTCAGAAGCGACGCTCCAAAGGAGACAG GTGCTATAACTGTGGAGGCCTAGACCACCATGCTAAAGAATGCAAGCTGCCACCTCAGCCCAAAAAGTGCCATTTCTGTCAAAGCATCGATCACATGGTTGCCCAGTGCCCAATCAAAGCACAAAGTTCTCAGGGAAAGCCTTCGAGTGAGGAGGAACAAAGTCAACTGGCACCACCTTCAGAAATGacagattaa